The following proteins are encoded in a genomic region of Alnus glutinosa chromosome 8, dhAlnGlut1.1, whole genome shotgun sequence:
- the LOC133875964 gene encoding probable beta-1,3-galactosyltransferase 14, whose translation MPSSPKVFHAQHRPSPSPRRSTVLILASCLLIGFTGFIFGLVAILGPGISPNRCSNAEPRSVRVVWERGAGDGNANGIGGDPKRHKVMGFVGIQTGFGSAGRRRSLRQTWMPSDRQGLQRLEEATGLAFRFVIGKTNDKSKMSELKKEVAEYDDFLLLDIQEEYSKLPYKTIAFFKAAYALFDSDFYVKADDDIYLRPDRLSLLLAKERSHSQTYIGCMKKGPVFTDPKLKWYEPLSYLLGREYFFHAYGPIYALSADVVTSLVALRNNSFRMFSNEDVTIGAWMLAMNVKHENNQALCEPDCTQSSIAVWDIPKCSGLCDPEKKLLELHQKESCSRSPTLASDD comes from the exons ATGCCTTCCTCGCCCAAGGTCTTCCACGCGCAGCACCGCCCATCCCCGTCGCCGCGCAGATCGACGGTCCTGATCCTCGCCAGCTGCCTCCTGATCGGGTTCACGGGGTTCATATTCGGACTCGTGGCAATCCTCGGCCCGGGCATCTCGCCGAACAGATGCTCGAACGCCGAGCCGAGATCGGTCCGAGTGGTGTGGGAGAGAGGCGCTGGCGATGGGAATGCGAACGGGATTGGTGGGGATCCGAAGCGGCACAAGGTGATGGGGTTTGTGGGCATTCAGACCGGGTTCGGATCCGCTGGTCGCCGGCGCTCCCTGCGCCAGACTTGGATGCCGTCCGATCGCCAAGGCCTTCAACG CTTGGAAGAAGCAACTGGTTTAGCTTTCAGGTTTGTCATTGGTAAAACCAATGATAAATCAAAGATGTCTGAACTCAAGAAGGAGGTGGCAGAATATGATGATTTCTTGCTATTGGATATTCAAGAGGAGTATAGTAAGCTCCCATACAAAAC GATAGCTTTCTTTAAAGCTGCATATGCACTTTTTGATTCTGATTTTTATGTTAAAGCAGATGACGACATATATCTAAGGCCAG ATCGCCTCTCACTGCTCTTGGCTAAAGAGCGGTCTCATTCTCAGACTTACATCGGGTGCATGAAAAAAGGCCCTGTTTTCACTGACCCTAAACTCAAATG GTACGAGCCACTCTCCTATTTGCTTGGAAGGGAGTACTTTTTTCATGCTTATGGCCCAATATATGCTCTTTCTGCCGATGTTGTTACAAGCTTGGTTGCTCTTAGGAACAATAG TTTTAGGATGTTCAGCAATGAGGATGTTACAATTGGGGCATGGATGCTTGCAATGAATGTCAAACATGAGAATAATCAAGCACTGTGTGAACCAGATTGTACACAGTCATCTATTGCAGTCTGGGATATTCCCAAGTGTTCAG GGCTCTGTGACCCAGAAAAGAAGCTATTAGAACTTCATCAAAAGGAGAGCTGCTCAAGGAGCCCTACTCTGGCTTCTGATGACTAG